In a single window of the Montipora capricornis isolate CH-2021 chromosome 11, ASM3666992v2, whole genome shotgun sequence genome:
- the LOC138023171 gene encoding G-protein-signaling modulator 2-like, translated as MADKKKKVFEQHIQELSVSRKEGNRKGEGIAYLNLGDYYHGLAYFEHAKRDYTEALRIFKEIGFSAGEEKVCGNLANACHSLGNFKKARKYLKQQLSIAKKLGDRAGEGKANGKLGNAYLSLGNFKQAIEYCEQHLSIAMEVGDRDGEGKANGNLGNAYLSLGNFKRAIEYYKQHLSIAIEVGDRTGEGGANGNLGNAYHNLGNFKRAIEYYEQHLNIAMEVGDRAAEGKANGNIGIAYRSLGNFKRAIEYYEQHLNIAMEAGDRAGEGKANGNLGNAYLSLGNFKRAIEYYEQDLSIAMEVGDRDGEGKANGNLGNAYLSLGNFKQAIEYFEQHLSIAMEVGDRAGEGKANGNLGNAYLSLGNFKRAIKYYEQDLSIAMEVGDRAGGGGGGAGPMVISATLISVWAILSEP; from the coding sequence ATGGCAGACAAAAAGAAGAAGGTTTTTGAGCAGCATATACAAGAGCTTAGCGTTTCCAGAAAAGAGGGAAACAGAAAAGGGGAGGGTATTGCATATTTGAATTTAGGCGATTATTATCATGGCTTGGCCTATTTTGAACACGCTAAGAGGgattacacagaagcattaaggatttttaaagaaataggtTTCAGTGCTGGAGAGGAAAAAGTCTGTGGCAATCTCGCCAACGCTTGTCACAGtctgggaaattttaaaaaggccaGAAAGTACCTCAAGCAACAACTAAGTATTGCAAAAAAactaggggatagggccggggagggcaaggcCAATGGTAAACTCGGAaacgcttatctcagtctggggaattttaagcaagccatagagtattgcgaacaacatcttagcattgcaatggaagtaggggatagggacggggagggcaaggccaatggtaatctcggcaacgcttatctcagtctgggcaattttaagcgagccatagagtattacaaacaacatcttagcattgcaatagaagtaggggataggaccggggagggaggggccaatggtaatcttggcaacgcttatcacaatcTGGGCAactttaagcgagccatagagtattacgaacaacatcttaacattgcaatggaagtaggggatagggccgcgGAGGGCAAGGCCAATGGTAATATCGGCATCGCTTATCggagtctgggcaattttaagcgagccatagagtattacgaacaacatcttaacATTGCAATGGAAgcaggggatagggccggggagggcaaggccaatggtaatctcggcaacgcttatctcagtctgggcaatttcaagcgagccatagagtattacgaacaagatcttagcattgcaatggaagtaggggatagggacggggagggcaaggccaatggtaatctcggcaacgcttatctcagtctggggaattttaagcaagccatagagtatttcgaacaacatcttagcattgcaatggaagtaggggatagggccggggagggcaaggccaatggtaatctcggcaacgcttatctcagtctgggcaattttaagcgtgCCATAAAGTATTACgaacaagatcttagcattgcaatggaagtaggggatagggccgggggggggggggggggggcagggccAATGGtcatctcggcaacgcttatctcagtctgggcaattttaagcgagccatag